In Candidatus Tanganyikabacteria bacterium, the DNA window GCCCTACTCGGGCCATAGCCGGGCCGGCGACATGAATACGCCCTACTGCGGCGGCGGCAACCGGCGGATGGTCGCCTCGCCCGCCACCTTGAGGCGGCCGCCGCTCACCTCCAGGTTGGCCACCCGCACGGCCACGTCCCCGGAGGCGAGATCGGCCAGGTCGAAGATGGGCATCTGGGCGCCGCGGAGCAGTTGCTCGGCGCCCAGCACCCGGCCCATGGCCACCACCCGGGGTTCGGCCACGGTGAAGTGCGTGGCGTCGATGAGGATCGGCCGGGCGCTCGCCGCGACGGGCACCGCGAGGCCCAGATCGGGCACCTGGACCTGGGCGCGCACCTCGATGCGCCCGTCGGCCAGGCCGACCTTGGTGGGCACGATGTCCACGCGCGTCACCGCCCCGCTCATGCCGGGCAACGCCACGTTGCGCGGCGGCGTCAGCCCGCGGAACTGCGCCCGCACCAGATCCGACCGGACGAACTGCGTCAGGCCCTCCTCGGTCAACTCGACCGATCCCGAGGCCTCCATGGGCCCGCGCAGGACCAGTTGCCGGTCGAACACCGCGGCCCAGACGTCGAAGCGGATGTGCCGGGCCTCGAGTTCGAGGTACTCCACCGGGAGGGCGCCGGCGATGGTCGCCGAGGCGATCGCCACGGCCACGCGGTCGAGTTCGCCGCCGGCCGCGCGGATGGGCGGATCGACATCCAGGGCGAACCGGGCGGCGCCGGGGGGATCGATGCGCTCGCGCAGGGTCTTGCCGGCCGCGTCGGCCATCGCGCCGGGCGCCAAGGCAAGGAGCGTGTACGGTAATGCGTAGGCCAGAAACGCCAGGAGAGCGTAGAAGGCCGTGCCCATGCCCTAGAAGCCGCCGCCCAGGCCCAGCAGCAGGCTGTTCATGAAGTCGTAGCCGCCCCCGGGGGACACCATCTGCCCGCGCACGGCCGCCAGCGCGCCGATGTCGCCCAGCAGGCCGGGAAGCCGGCCCTCGACCTGGTAGCCCACGCCGAAACCGAAGCCCACGCCCTGGCCGATGGCCACGCCGATTTGCATCTGGGCGCCGGCGGTGAGATCGACCGGGCCGGCCGCCACGGCCACCTGGCCGGCTGGCCCTGCTCCCAGGAAGGTGCGCGACGATTTCTTCGCCACATCGGGATTGGCGGGCGCGGTCACCGACTGGATGTCAGCCAGCACGTTGGCCCCGAGGGCCGGCCGCGCCCCCTCGGATCCGAGTTCGAACAGGCCACGCGCGCTCGCGCTGACGTTGAATTGCGTCCGCTTGTCGGATGTGACGAGGATCGCCCGGCCGCCGGCCGAACCAGCCCCGACCAGGGGCCCGGCCGACCCGCGC includes these proteins:
- a CDS encoding LmeA family phospholipid-binding protein, whose product is MGTAFYALLAFLAYALPYTLLALAPGAMADAAGKTLRERIDPPGAARFALDVDPPIRAAGGELDRVAVAIASATIAGALPVEYLELEARHIRFDVWAAVFDRQLVLRGPMEASGSVELTEEGLTQFVRSDLVRAQFRGLTPPRNVALPGMSGAVTRVDIVPTKVGLADGRIEVRAQVQVPDLGLAVPVAASARPILIDATHFTVAEPRVVAMGRVLGAEQLLRGAQMPIFDLADLASGDVAVRVANLEVSGGRLKVAGEATIRRLPPPQ